A portion of the Nitratidesulfovibrio termitidis HI1 genome contains these proteins:
- a CDS encoding PD-(D/E)XK nuclease family protein, whose protein sequence is MTGPDDILMPGAPSTKRPKRTATRRAPTRAASRTPYGVLAPTGPRPFLIFPWDTDFLAGLTTTLIEATDGRPGDAVFVFPHGRPGRYLVDRIRRAPDIARPCLLPRVFTVRQMFTLLRAHAEDPTARPARPIPLLDRVGLLMDCVRDLARPGDELYEHLAATDQRRFFPWGVRLAALMEEFFVQNRVPEDYQYMEGQVAPFAAALLGALGRIHEAYAAALTERGWTTPGFDAFRSVRLLPGPAETGRATERPDGFTLPPLLAGKRLFVAGFSTLTGTEEALFLHLWRHEGATVCLHTDAAVAELGARPVHWTCEDHVRWLTSWRTGAELACPPSGHTPSITFHEGYDLHSQLLVMERELRAESGDTPDAPAANATPSGNLKESRLTPAIESTENSIPVAPIPLTAPNADELAGTAVVLPDTGLLMPVLHHLPDKDVNISMGYPLVRSTLVRLVETLMRLQETARPAASLAVPEQGPDELFPSAPGGADAAPSTLCYHWRTVIECIRHPYLKMLELDGERPLRDLFHLMENVVRGGASYVDPRALAREVAQKAPGGEHGPAADLLHRVLELCLTRWETADTPARVADVVGALCDLLLAHGGTLWERFPIDAECLFRLMQRVIPALRDCELADTPFPREVLHTILRETLREERVPFEATPLAGLQVLGMLETRLLRFRRVIVLDATEDRLPGAPGHDPLLPDSLRAMVGLPDSRRRERVAAHNFHRLLAGAEEAVLCYQTGVDRSGLLDEKKIRSRFVEELLWREERARGGLLSPGQPPLHAAACTVRPFRSAPRPIERTTAINDALERLLDAPVSPSTLDAWLTCPVRFFHERLAGLAPPDEVNEGDDPIAVGELLHKVLLDFHLPHKGREVRRDELSADHLTRLFLQRLATSGLSAQLPPDALLMLEVAGPERLGRYLARQPERFTVLDLEETVETTIDVPGSAGRRVRRLHGRVDRVDLRGFEDGEGAVILDYKTGKVEWKPSAWSDDDLWERIEVWTPDRDPDLLADVAAALHGVQLPAYVHMYGQHSGRDVHDAAWVILRDAGQELPLFDEGTDDETRDAAITTRIPALLSFLLRHMAEAPLLLPRDGKHCDWCSCAKLCKMRA, encoded by the coding sequence GAAGCGGCCCAAGCGCACTGCCACCCGGCGCGCGCCCACACGCGCCGCGTCCCGCACCCCGTACGGCGTGCTTGCCCCCACCGGGCCGCGCCCGTTCCTGATCTTTCCGTGGGATACGGACTTCCTGGCCGGGCTTACCACAACGCTCATCGAAGCCACGGACGGTCGCCCCGGCGATGCCGTGTTCGTCTTTCCGCACGGGCGCCCAGGGCGCTACCTTGTGGACCGCATCCGCCGCGCCCCGGACATTGCCCGGCCCTGCCTGCTGCCCCGCGTGTTCACGGTGCGCCAGATGTTCACCCTGCTGCGCGCCCACGCGGAAGACCCCACCGCACGCCCGGCCCGGCCCATCCCCCTGCTGGACCGGGTGGGGCTGCTCATGGACTGCGTGCGCGATCTGGCCAGGCCCGGCGATGAATTGTACGAGCACCTTGCCGCCACGGACCAGCGGCGGTTCTTTCCGTGGGGCGTGCGCCTTGCCGCACTGATGGAGGAATTCTTCGTCCAGAACCGCGTGCCGGAAGACTACCAGTACATGGAAGGCCAGGTGGCCCCCTTTGCTGCCGCCCTGCTGGGCGCGCTGGGCCGCATCCACGAGGCGTACGCGGCGGCATTGACCGAACGCGGCTGGACCACGCCGGGCTTCGATGCCTTCCGCTCCGTGCGCCTGCTGCCCGGCCCCGCCGAAACGGGCCGCGCCACCGAACGCCCGGACGGCTTCACCCTGCCCCCGCTGCTGGCGGGCAAGCGACTGTTCGTGGCGGGGTTCTCCACCCTCACCGGCACGGAAGAAGCGCTGTTCCTGCACCTGTGGCGGCACGAAGGGGCCACGGTGTGCCTGCACACCGACGCGGCAGTGGCGGAACTGGGCGCGCGCCCGGTGCACTGGACCTGCGAGGACCATGTACGCTGGCTGACCTCCTGGCGGACCGGGGCCGAGTTGGCCTGCCCGCCTTCCGGGCACACCCCGTCGATCACCTTTCATGAAGGGTACGACCTGCATTCACAATTGCTGGTCATGGAACGGGAACTGCGCGCCGAAAGCGGTGATACACCCGACGCCCCGGCGGCCAACGCAACTCCATCCGGCAATTTGAAGGAATCGCGTCTAACGCCAGCAATCGAAAGTACCGAAAATTCCATCCCGGTCGCCCCGATCCCCCTGACTGCCCCGAACGCCGACGAACTGGCAGGCACGGCGGTGGTGCTGCCGGACACCGGGCTGCTCATGCCCGTGCTGCACCACCTGCCGGACAAGGACGTGAACATCTCAATGGGCTACCCGCTGGTGCGCTCCACGCTGGTGCGGCTGGTGGAAACCCTGATGCGCCTGCAAGAGACTGCCCGGCCCGCCGCATCGCTGGCAGTGCCCGAACAAGGGCCGGACGAACTGTTTCCCTCTGCCCCAGGTGGAGCGGACGCCGCGCCGTCCACCCTGTGCTACCACTGGCGCACGGTCATCGAGTGCATCCGTCACCCCTACCTGAAGATGCTGGAACTGGACGGCGAACGCCCCCTGCGCGACCTGTTCCACCTCATGGAAAACGTGGTGCGCGGCGGGGCCAGCTACGTGGACCCGCGCGCGCTGGCCCGCGAGGTGGCCCAGAAGGCCCCCGGCGGCGAGCACGGACCGGCAGCCGACCTGCTGCACCGCGTGCTGGAGTTGTGCCTGACCCGCTGGGAAACGGCGGACACCCCGGCCCGCGTGGCCGATGTGGTGGGCGCGCTGTGCGACCTGCTGCTGGCCCACGGCGGCACCCTGTGGGAACGCTTTCCCATCGACGCGGAGTGCCTGTTCCGGCTCATGCAGCGGGTCATACCCGCCCTGCGCGACTGCGAACTGGCGGACACGCCCTTCCCGCGCGAGGTGCTGCACACCATCCTGCGCGAAACCCTGCGCGAGGAACGCGTGCCCTTCGAAGCCACGCCCCTGGCCGGGTTGCAGGTGCTGGGCATGCTGGAAACGCGCCTGCTGCGCTTTCGCCGGGTCATCGTGCTGGACGCCACCGAAGATCGCCTGCCCGGCGCGCCGGGGCACGACCCGCTGCTGCCCGACAGCCTGCGCGCCATGGTCGGGCTGCCCGATTCGCGCCGCCGCGAACGGGTGGCCGCGCACAACTTCCACCGCCTGCTGGCCGGAGCTGAAGAAGCCGTGCTGTGCTACCAGACCGGCGTGGACCGTAGCGGCCTGCTGGACGAAAAGAAAATCCGCAGCCGCTTCGTGGAAGAACTGCTGTGGCGCGAGGAACGCGCGCGCGGCGGCCTGCTCTCTCCCGGCCAGCCCCCGTTGCATGCCGCCGCCTGCACGGTGCGTCCGTTCCGTTCCGCGCCGCGCCCCATCGAACGCACCACCGCCATCAACGATGCGCTGGAACGGCTGCTGGACGCGCCCGTGTCGCCGTCCACCCTTGATGCCTGGCTGACCTGCCCGGTGCGCTTCTTTCATGAGCGGCTGGCCGGGCTGGCCCCGCCGGACGAGGTGAACGAGGGCGACGACCCCATTGCCGTGGGCGAACTGCTGCACAAGGTGCTGCTGGACTTTCACCTGCCCCACAAGGGGCGCGAGGTTCGCCGCGACGAGCTTTCCGCCGATCACCTCACCCGGCTGTTCCTGCAACGGCTGGCGACATCCGGCCTTTCGGCCCAGTTGCCGCCCGACGCCCTGCTGATGCTGGAAGTGGCCGGGCCGGAACGCCTTGGCCGCTACCTGGCCCGCCAGCCGGAACGTTTCACCGTGCTGGACCTGGAAGAAACCGTGGAGACCACCATCGACGTGCCAGGCAGCGCGGGCCGCCGCGTGCGCCGCCTGCATGGCCGGGTGGACCGGGTGGACCTGCGCGGATTCGAGGACGGCGAAGGCGCGGTGATCCTGGACTACAAGACCGGCAAGGTGGAATGGAAGCCCTCCGCATGGTCCGACGACGACCTGTGGGAACGCATCGAGGTGTGGACCCCCGACCGCGACCCCGATCTGCTGGCCGACGTGGCCGCCGCACTGCACGGCGTGCAGTTGCCCGCCTACGTGCACATGTACGGGCAGCATTCCGGACGGGACGTGCACGACGCCGCCTGGGTCATCCTGCGCGATGCCGGGCAGGAACTGCCCCTGTTCGACGAAGGCACGGACGACGAAACCCGCGATGCGGCCATCACCACCCGCATTCCCGCCCTGCTCTCCTTCCTGTTGCGGCACATGGCCGAAGCGCCGTTGCTGCTGCCGCGCGACGGCAAACATTGCGACTGGTGCTCTTGCGCAAAACTGTGTAAAATGCGCGCCTGA
- a CDS encoding NAD(P)H-dependent flavin oxidoreductase — protein MPFPTLNIGDLVARIPIVQGGMGVGISLSRLASAVANEGGIGVIAAAMIGMKEPDVAKNPIEANVRALRRELQKAREMTQGIVGVNIMVALTTFGEMVRTSIEERADIIFSGAGLPLDLPRHLRDACDQKKEEFRTKLVPIVSSARAASVIAKKWISRFDYLPDAFVVEGPKAGGHLGFKAEEIDDPGHSLEAVIPQVVEAVKAFEDEKGRRIPVIAAGGVYTGEDITRFMELGAAGVQMGTRFVATHECDADDRFKQAYVDATEQDVTIIKSPVGMPGRAIGNSFIEAMREGAKKPFKCVFKCISTCEQEKTPYCIAAALINAMRGNLEKGFAFSGANVFRVDRIQSVHELVSSLQQEFEEAIAKRFGMLRA, from the coding sequence ATGCCTTTTCCGACCCTGAATATCGGCGACCTGGTCGCCCGCATACCCATCGTGCAAGGCGGCATGGGCGTCGGCATCTCGCTGTCGCGCCTGGCGTCCGCCGTGGCCAATGAAGGCGGCATCGGCGTCATCGCCGCCGCCATGATCGGGATGAAAGAACCCGACGTGGCCAAGAACCCCATCGAAGCCAACGTCCGCGCCCTGCGCCGCGAGCTGCAAAAGGCCCGCGAAATGACCCAGGGCATCGTGGGCGTGAACATCATGGTGGCCCTGACCACCTTTGGCGAAATGGTCCGCACCTCCATCGAGGAGCGGGCCGACATCATCTTCTCCGGCGCGGGCCTGCCGCTGGACCTGCCCAGGCACCTGCGCGACGCCTGCGACCAGAAGAAGGAAGAATTCCGCACCAAGCTCGTGCCCATCGTGTCGTCCGCCCGGGCGGCCTCGGTCATCGCCAAGAAGTGGATATCCCGCTTCGACTACCTGCCCGACGCCTTCGTGGTGGAAGGCCCCAAGGCGGGCGGGCACCTTGGCTTCAAGGCCGAGGAGATCGACGATCCCGGCCATTCGCTGGAAGCGGTCATCCCCCAGGTGGTGGAAGCGGTGAAGGCCTTCGAGGATGAAAAGGGCCGCCGCATTCCGGTCATTGCCGCGGGCGGCGTGTACACCGGCGAGGACATCACCCGGTTCATGGAACTGGGCGCCGCCGGGGTGCAGATGGGCACCCGCTTCGTGGCTACCCACGAATGCGATGCCGACGACCGCTTCAAGCAGGCCTACGTGGACGCCACCGAACAGGACGTGACCATCATCAAGAGCCCCGTGGGCATGCCGGGCCGCGCCATTGGCAACTCGTTCATCGAGGCCATGCGCGAAGGCGCGAAAAAGCCCTTCAAGTGCGTGTTCAAGTGCATCAGCACCTGCGAGCAGGAAAAGACCCCCTACTGCATCGCCGCCGCGCTGATCAACGCCATGCGGGGCAACCTGGAGAAGGGCTTCGCCTTCTCCGGCGCCAACGTGTTCCGGGTGGACCGCATCCAGTCGGTGCACGAACTGGTTTCCTCGCTCCAGCAGGAGTTCGAGGAGGCTATTGCCAAGCGCTTCGGCATGTTGCGCGCGTAG
- a CDS encoding tyrosine recombinase XerC produces the protein MSSTGDRRERGGRGASGADGGGADAPAERTRPAARPTVAAPARGSRSAPSISPPAAVPSDHELAFDGPFPAARAELLEMFLAHLGMEKGYADATVTAYGTDMDQFAAFLAEAGSGPAIPGKPSLPNPEPSSTGLSLDTPEHITKRHVQRFLAELHRQRIAKSSVARKLSALRAFYRFLLRLRRVTTDPTAGVHNPKQDQRHPHALNVDQAFALLDERRQRKALATAHTGHGTDSGHGDAVLLARDLALAELLYGSGLRVSEALELDVLDADPTSGVVRVMGKGGRERMSPLSDTARDALSAWLAVRHEVDEGRGEPALFLGARGGRLNRRQAARIIEALCLRAGLPQAISPHGLRHSFATHLLEAGADLRSVQELLGHARLSTTQRYTHLTLSRLVDVYDRAHPRSDLAGKSGRAARPKPAGRPDAPATVAARSKKRKGAPKG, from the coding sequence ATGTCTTCGACCGGCGACAGGCGTGAACGGGGCGGGCGCGGCGCATCCGGTGCGGATGGCGGCGGTGCGGATGCGCCAGCTGAACGGACCAGACCGGCGGCACGCCCCACGGTAGCTGCACCCGCGCGCGGCTCCAGATCAGCCCCATCCATTTCCCCGCCCGCTGCTGTTCCATCCGACCACGAACTGGCGTTCGACGGTCCGTTTCCTGCCGCCCGCGCGGAACTGCTGGAAATGTTCCTGGCCCATCTGGGCATGGAAAAGGGCTACGCCGATGCCACCGTGACCGCCTACGGCACGGACATGGACCAGTTCGCGGCGTTTCTGGCGGAAGCGGGTAGCGGCCCGGCCATACCCGGCAAGCCGTCCTTGCCGAATCCCGAACCGTCCTCCACCGGGCTTTCGCTGGATACCCCGGAGCACATCACCAAGCGCCACGTGCAGCGGTTTCTGGCCGAACTGCACCGCCAGCGCATCGCCAAGTCCAGCGTGGCCCGCAAACTTTCGGCACTGCGGGCGTTCTACCGTTTCCTGCTGCGGCTGCGCCGGGTCACCACGGACCCCACGGCGGGCGTGCACAACCCCAAGCAAGACCAGCGCCATCCCCACGCCCTGAACGTGGACCAGGCCTTCGCCCTGCTGGACGAGCGGCGGCAGCGCAAGGCCCTTGCCACGGCTCACACAGGACACGGCACGGATTCCGGCCACGGCGACGCGGTCCTGCTGGCGCGCGACCTGGCCCTGGCCGAACTGCTGTACGGCTCCGGCCTGCGTGTGTCGGAAGCGCTGGAACTGGACGTGCTGGACGCGGACCCCACATCCGGCGTGGTGCGGGTGATGGGCAAGGGCGGGCGCGAACGCATGAGCCCGCTCAGCGACACGGCACGCGATGCGCTGTCCGCCTGGCTGGCCGTGCGCCACGAGGTGGACGAGGGCCGGGGCGAACCCGCGTTGTTCCTGGGCGCGCGGGGCGGACGCCTGAACCGGCGGCAGGCCGCGCGGATCATCGAGGCCCTGTGCCTGCGGGCCGGGCTGCCGCAGGCCATATCCCCGCACGGATTGCGCCATTCCTTCGCCACCCACCTGCTGGAGGCCGGGGCCGACCTGCGCAGCGTGCAGGAACTGCTGGGCCATGCCCGGCTATCCACCACCCAGCGGTACACCCACCTGACCCTTTCGCGCCTGGTGGACGTGTATGACCGGGCCCACCCCCGCTCGGATCTGGCGGGCAAGTCGGGCCGGGCGGCTCGTCCCAAGCCCGCCGGACGACCGGATGCGCCCGCAACTGTTGCCGCGCGATCTAAAAAGAGGAAGGGGGCGCCCAAGGGATAA
- a CDS encoding GGDEF domain-containing response regulator, which translates to MSTRPLGFGAAAAAAVPRCWLVTADGCLAATVRALWSGEGDAAGQRPAPARPMDWRVFDNGRAVLEQFFLDPPDLLLVSAALPDMSGVSLIQLVKGENVYRQVATVLAMDVPGVAGMDWQGVEADDFMVLPATPAPAEGTGCMPLPPPLATELSARIELALTRAGRALDASPLTRLPGNTSIIKFIQGLIDRRMDFALAYADLDNFKAFNDKYGFSRGDEVLMLTARLLATTVREVRGQPAFVGHVGGDDFVFVTPVDEAEDACRRVVGSFDAIVPGFYDADDRTRGAIVAHDRQGQVRSFPLMAVSIAVVCNQPSTGLSLAHYGEASYRASQVKKLAKDRTGSCYVFDRRQA; encoded by the coding sequence GTGAGCACACGCCCCTTGGGTTTCGGCGCTGCCGCTGCCGCTGCGGTGCCGCGTTGCTGGCTGGTTACGGCGGATGGCTGTCTGGCCGCCACCGTGCGCGCCCTGTGGTCTGGTGAGGGCGATGCGGCGGGGCAGCGCCCGGCACCGGCCCGTCCCATGGACTGGCGGGTGTTCGACAACGGGCGGGCCGTGCTGGAACAGTTCTTTCTCGACCCGCCGGACCTGTTGCTGGTTTCCGCCGCGCTGCCGGACATGTCGGGCGTTTCGCTGATCCAGTTGGTGAAAGGCGAAAACGTCTACCGCCAGGTGGCCACGGTGCTGGCCATGGACGTACCCGGCGTTGCCGGGATGGACTGGCAGGGCGTGGAGGCCGACGACTTCATGGTGCTGCCCGCCACCCCGGCACCTGCCGAGGGCACGGGCTGCATGCCCCTGCCGCCCCCGCTGGCCACGGAGCTTTCGGCGCGCATCGAACTGGCCCTGACCCGTGCGGGCCGCGCCCTTGATGCCAGCCCCCTGACCAGGCTGCCGGGCAACACTTCGATCATCAAGTTCATCCAGGGGCTCATCGACCGGCGCATGGATTTCGCGCTGGCCTATGCCGACCTCGACAACTTCAAGGCCTTCAACGATAAGTACGGCTTTTCTCGCGGCGACGAGGTGCTCATGCTCACCGCGCGGCTGCTGGCCACCACCGTGCGCGAGGTGCGCGGCCAGCCCGCCTTCGTGGGGCATGTGGGCGGCGACGACTTCGTGTTCGTGACGCCCGTGGACGAGGCGGAAGACGCCTGCCGCAGGGTGGTGGGCTCCTTCGACGCCATCGTGCCCGGCTTCTATGACGCGGACGACCGCACGCGCGGGGCCATCGTGGCCCACGACCGGCAGGGACAGGTGCGCAGCTTTCCGCTGATGGCCGTTTCCATCGCGGTGGTGTGCAATCAGCCCAGTACCGGGCTTTCGCTGGCTCACTACGGCGAGGCCTCGTACCGGGCCAGTCAGGTCAAGAAGCTGGCCAAGGACAGGACGGGCAGTTGCTATGTCTTCGACCGGCGACAGGCGTGA
- a CDS encoding HDOD domain-containing protein, with amino-acid sequence MSEDLRTIYKGRLLAVKDLPTLPTALQEVSRLLELPNTTTDQVAKVISFDQVLAAKVLKMVNSPIYGFPGRIGTVKHALVLLGFNVIRGLIISTSVYDDMNRAMRGLWDHSVGCSLACGELARALGMKDPEEYAVAGLLHDLGKVVSALQLPEAKARVDAVVQEQDLLYIDAETQVLGFGHDRINAWLAEHWNLPPAIREGMAFHHKPMSARIYPQMACVVHVGNFMARLFEYGSGGDDNVPPLSPHALKLLGMNQSALEALLDTLCEKFADAGELGFA; translated from the coding sequence ATGAGCGAAGACCTGCGCACCATCTACAAGGGGCGGCTGCTGGCGGTGAAGGACCTGCCCACGCTCCCCACGGCGTTGCAGGAAGTTTCACGCCTGCTGGAACTGCCCAACACCACCACCGACCAGGTGGCCAAGGTCATTTCCTTCGACCAGGTGCTGGCGGCCAAGGTGCTGAAGATGGTCAACTCCCCCATCTACGGCTTTCCGGGGCGCATCGGCACGGTAAAGCACGCCCTGGTGCTGCTGGGGTTCAACGTCATCCGGGGGCTGATCATCTCCACCTCGGTCTACGACGACATGAACCGCGCCATGCGCGGCCTGTGGGACCACAGCGTGGGTTGTTCGCTGGCCTGCGGCGAACTGGCCCGCGCGCTGGGCATGAAAGACCCGGAAGAATACGCCGTGGCCGGGCTGCTGCACGACCTCGGCAAGGTGGTGTCGGCTCTGCAACTGCCCGAGGCCAAGGCCAGGGTGGACGCGGTGGTGCAGGAACAGGACCTTCTGTACATCGACGCGGAAACACAGGTGCTCGGCTTCGGGCACGACCGCATCAATGCCTGGCTGGCGGAACACTGGAACCTGCCCCCGGCCATCCGCGAGGGCATGGCTTTCCACCACAAGCCCATGAGCGCGCGCATCTACCCGCAGATGGCCTGCGTGGTGCATGTGGGCAACTTCATGGCCCGGCTGTTCGAGTACGGTTCCGGCGGGGACGACAACGTGCCGCCGCTGTCTCCGCACGCCCTGAAGCTGCTGGGCATGAACCAGAGCGCGCTGGAAGCGCTGCTGGACACCCTGTGCGAGAAATTCGCCGATGCCGGGGAACTGGGCTTCGCATGA
- the dprA gene encoding DNA-processing protein DprA — MAAPVARGVWRDTARQEWDAVRACRCSILLWTDPRYPARLREVSDAPAVLYCRGDASLLANHAVAVVGSRLSSRAGRGVAADIAYSLSAAGVTVVSGLARGIDREAHVAALEEVGSTIGVLGTGIDVVYPPEHAELFTRMEATGLLVSEYAPGTLPLPGHFPVRNRIISGFSVGVLVVEAAARSGSLITARLALEQGREVYAVPGPATAQYTCGCRGLLEQGARPVTTAEDMLADLAPVLGMELAALAAPCPIPGWGGWGGWDDDPLDGLFPPHSPVFNGASDFPNTAPGRDAAAGTPTDGIKPIPRDAADPLRNFFDETAVVSAGQAMQPSAESVAVHPPLPASSGPPAPRPAPRPARPRKSASSAACPPCGRDGAGDGPDDAILAFLHGRPGAHVDDICRALSMGAADVSCRLVLLEVKGGVRRLPGMRYERM; from the coding sequence ATGGCTGCGCCGGTGGCGCGCGGCGTGTGGCGCGACACGGCCCGGCAGGAATGGGACGCGGTACGCGCCTGCCGGTGCTCCATCCTGCTGTGGACCGACCCGCGCTACCCGGCCCGCCTGCGCGAAGTTTCCGACGCTCCCGCCGTGCTGTACTGCCGGGGTGACGCATCCCTGCTGGCCAACCACGCCGTGGCGGTGGTGGGTTCGCGCCTGTCCTCGCGGGCCGGGCGCGGGGTGGCCGCCGACATCGCCTACAGCCTTTCGGCGGCGGGCGTCACCGTGGTGTCCGGCCTTGCGCGCGGCATCGACCGCGAGGCGCACGTGGCCGCGCTGGAAGAGGTGGGCTCCACCATCGGCGTGCTGGGCACGGGCATTGACGTGGTCTATCCGCCGGAGCACGCGGAACTGTTCACCCGCATGGAGGCCACGGGGCTGCTGGTGTCGGAATACGCCCCCGGCACGCTGCCCCTGCCCGGGCACTTTCCCGTGCGCAACCGGATCATCAGCGGATTTTCGGTGGGGGTGCTGGTGGTGGAGGCAGCGGCCCGCAGCGGCAGCCTGATCACCGCGCGTCTGGCGCTGGAGCAGGGGCGCGAAGTCTACGCCGTGCCCGGACCGGCCACGGCCCAGTATACCTGCGGCTGCCGCGGGCTGCTGGAACAGGGCGCGCGGCCCGTGACCACGGCGGAAGACATGCTGGCGGACCTGGCCCCGGTGCTGGGCATGGAGCTGGCCGCATTGGCCGCGCCGTGCCCGATCCCCGGATGGGGGGGCTGGGGCGGTTGGGACGACGACCCGCTGGACGGGTTGTTTCCGCCGCATTCTCCAGTCTTCAACGGTGCGTCGGATTTTCCGAACACCGCACCGGGCAGGGATGCGGCGGCGGGTACACCCACCGACGGCATCAAGCCCATTCCGCGCGATGCCGCCGATCCGCTGCGTAACTTTTTCGATGAAACAGCCGTAGTATCTGCCGGACAGGCCATGCAGCCGTCAGCGGAATCCGTTGCCGTGCATCCTCCGTTGCCCGCTTCATCCGGCCCGCCTGCGCCCAGGCCAGCACCGCGCCCGGCGCGCCCCCGCAAGTCGGCATCCTCCGCAGCATGCCCGCCCTGTGGCCGTGATGGCGCCGGCGATGGCCCTGATGACGCCATCCTGGCCTTCCTGCACGGTCGCCCCGGCGCCCATGTGGACGACATATGCCGCGCGCTGTCCATGGGGGCGGCGGACGTCAGCTGCCGCCTCGTGTTGCTGGAAGTAAAGGGCGGCGTGCGCCGGTTGCCCGGCATGCGCTACGAGCGTATGTAG
- the ybgF gene encoding tol-pal system protein YbgF — protein MQHRRIRASAALLVPALLLATVLCSGCAGQGTGQGTGQGAAQGSTEWRLRMLEEKYLSYEESRKARDGSVDERLRALEEKQAALSARVDGDRESDGRRLDALEGALAGKTGGATPATMSATASEGTPSVDADDLGKGERRVQPEPVKAAPAAKAAQKPEPRPAKSVSDKAAYAAALNLLQRGKADEARVGFEGFLSDYPNSSLVPNALYWKGESLYAQRRYADAIVAFKEVTARFPKHHKAADSLLKTALAYKQLGDDENVRFHLKALREDHPDSPAAKLARQRFPNG, from the coding sequence ATGCAGCATCGGCGGATTCGCGCATCGGCGGCATTGCTTGTTCCGGCCCTTCTACTCGCCACGGTCCTTTGCTCCGGCTGCGCCGGACAGGGGACAGGACAGGGGACAGGACAGGGCGCGGCGCAGGGCAGCACCGAATGGCGGCTGCGCATGCTGGAGGAAAAGTACCTTTCCTACGAAGAGTCCCGCAAGGCCCGCGACGGCTCGGTGGACGAGCGGCTGCGCGCACTGGAGGAAAAGCAGGCCGCACTGTCCGCCCGTGTGGATGGCGACCGCGAATCCGATGGCCGCAGGCTCGACGCGCTGGAAGGCGCGCTTGCGGGCAAGACGGGCGGGGCAACTCCTGCCACCATGTCCGCCACGGCTTCGGAGGGCACACCGTCTGTCGACGCCGATGATCTTGGCAAGGGCGAGCGTCGCGTGCAGCCGGAACCGGTCAAGGCCGCTCCCGCCGCCAAAGCCGCGCAAAAGCCGGAACCCAGGCCCGCCAAATCCGTTTCGGACAAGGCCGCCTACGCGGCTGCGCTGAACCTGCTGCAACGCGGCAAGGCCGACGAGGCCCGCGTGGGCTTCGAAGGGTTCCTGAGCGACTACCCCAACAGTTCGCTGGTGCCCAACGCCCTGTACTGGAAGGGCGAGTCCCTGTATGCCCAGCGCCGCTACGCCGACGCCATCGTGGCCTTCAAGGAGGTCACGGCGCGCTTCCCCAAGCATCACAAGGCGGCGGATTCGCTGCTCAAGACGGCGCTGGCCTACAAGCAGTTGGGGGATGACGAGAACGTGCGCTTTCATCTGAAGGCGCTGCGTGAAGACCACCCCGATTCCCCGGCCGCCAAGCTGGCCCGACAGCGCTTCCCCAACGGGTAG